One Acidobacteriota bacterium genomic window, CGCTGGTCAAAGTGTTTCGCCGCGCACTGGCAGAAGGCCTTACGCGTGACGGGTGGCTTTGCGGCGAAGGGCCGCACTTTCTGGAAGAGGCGCTCAAAGTCAATTCGCGGGCGGTGGTCCGCAGTGTTCTGGTTTCCGCCGAAGCGGCAAATAAGCACACAGAGTTGCTGGCCCGGCTTCCGGCAGAATCAGAGCTGGCGCAAATACCTGACCGGTTGTTTCATCAGATTGCCGGTACCCGGACTCCGCAGGGTGTCGCGGCGATTGTTGAATTGCCTGTGGCCGATTTGAAAACGGTGGCCACATCCCGGAATGCTGTTTTGGTCATCGTCTGTGGGCTCCAGGACCCAGGCAACATAGGGACCATCATCCGCAGCGCAGACGCTCTTGGGGCTTCAGCGGTTGTCACCCTGGCGGGGACGGTGAACCCGTTCAATCCCAAGTCGGTGCGGTCGTGCGCCGGCTCCATCTTCCGGATGCCTGTATTCGCTGGCATGAAGCCTGCGGACCTATTCAAGCAATTGAGGGACCCGGGAGTGCGCATTCTGGGCACGGGCCCCCGAGGCACGAAAACTCTTTCAAGCGCAAACCTGCGCGGTTCGATTGCCCTGCTCATAGGACAGGAAGCGGCGGGGCTGCCGGAGGAAATTTCACGCGAGGCGGATGAACTCCTCCGAATCCCTGTTCGCGGAGAAGCGGACTCGCTGAACGCCGCCACAGCCACGGGTATTTTTCTTTACGAAGTTGCGAGGCAACGAAATTTTGAATATCAGCCATGAGCCTGTTTGAAACACAGCCGAAGGAAACACAGGAGCAGGGCCGTCGCCCCCTGGCGGACCGCATGCGGCCTGAGACGCTGGAAGAATTTGTTGGCCAGCTCCACGTGCTGGGACCGGGCAAACCGCTGCGGCGGCAGATCGAGCGCGACGAGCTGGGATCCATGATCCTCTGGGGGCCGCCCGGGTCAGGCAAAACGACTCTGGCGATGATTGTGGCGCGCAGGACCAAAAGCGATTTTGTGCGCTTCAGCGCTGTGCTTTCCGGCATTCGTGAAATCAAAGACGTGATGGCCGCCGCCGAGAAAACAAGCCACTACGGGCGGCGCACCATTCTTTTTGTCGACGAGATCCATCGCTTCAACAAGGCCCAGCAGGACGCCTTCCTCCCTTACGTGGAGCGCGGCGACATTGTCCTGATCGGCGCCACAACCGAGAATCCGTCGTTTGAAGTGAACGCGGCGCTGCTGTCGCGAATCAAGGTCTATATGCTCTCGGCGCTTTCCACCGATGAGGTCGTGACGCTGCTCCAGCGCGCTTTGCAGGATGAGAAGCGCGGGCTTGGCGGGCAGAACGCTGTGATTCCTGACGAACTGCTGCGGCAGATCGCCGTGTTCGCAAACGGTGACGCTCGCACGGCTTATAACACCATTGAAGCTGCGGTTGCGGCGGCTCCTCGCGACGTCGAAGGACGTGCGACTGTAACGGAAAGACTGATCGAAGACGCCATCCAGCGCAAAGTGTTGCTTTATGACAAGGCCGGCGAGGAGCATTTCAACATCATTTCCGCT contains:
- a CDS encoding replication-associated recombination protein A; this translates as MSLFETQPKETQEQGRRPLADRMRPETLEEFVGQLHVLGPGKPLRRQIERDELGSMILWGPPGSGKTTLAMIVARRTKSDFVRFSAVLSGIREIKDVMAAAEKTSHYGRRTILFVDEIHRFNKAQQDAFLPYVERGDIVLIGATTENPSFEVNAALLSRIKVYMLSALSTDEVVTLLQRALQDEKRGLGGQNAVIPDELLRQIAVFANGDARTAYNTIEAAVAAAPRDVEGRATVTERLIEDAIQRKVLLYDKAGEEHFNIISALHKSVRNSDADAALYWLGRMLEAGEDPLYVARRLIRMASEDVGMADPRALEVTVAAMQAVHFVGLPEGDLALAEATVYLALAPKSNALYTGYGAVKSDAQKTVAEPVPLHLRNAVTGLMANIGYGKGYQYAHNAEEKLTDMECLPENLKGRRYYQPTDQGLEKKLKEKMQAIEEWKRKRQGK
- a CDS encoding RNA methyltransferase, with translation MKTQHQPDRAKMRELTSATNSLVKVFRRALAEGLTRDGWLCGEGPHFLEEALKVNSRAVVRSVLVSAEAANKHTELLARLPAESELAQIPDRLFHQIAGTRTPQGVAAIVELPVADLKTVATSRNAVLVIVCGLQDPGNIGTIIRSADALGASAVVTLAGTVNPFNPKSVRSCAGSIFRMPVFAGMKPADLFKQLRDPGVRILGTGPRGTKTLSSANLRGSIALLIGQEAAGLPEEISREADELLRIPVRGEADSLNAATATGIFLYEVARQRNFEYQP